A window of the Agrococcus jejuensis genome harbors these coding sequences:
- a CDS encoding carbohydrate ABC transporter permease: MTVLWCAVAVLIFVCSVFPVYWMVKTSFQPNSEVRSTSLQLWPETWTLRNYETVLFDPGRTPFLPALGTSLIATTATVLIAAVLAFLAAVAISRFRFKSRRMFIVAILVIQMLPLEAMMVSLYRVLDGWQLLNTILALVLVYTATVLPFTIWTLRGFVDGVPIELEEAAMIDGCSRVGAFFRVTFPLLAPGLVATGVFAFIQAWNEFLIALIVNTDPQLMTLPVWLRTFLALNGTTNWAAIMAGSTLMAIPVVIFFLIVQGRMTSGLVSGAVKG; encoded by the coding sequence TCGGTGTTCCCCGTGTACTGGATGGTGAAGACGTCGTTCCAGCCGAACTCCGAGGTGCGCTCGACGTCGCTGCAGCTGTGGCCCGAGACGTGGACGCTGCGCAACTACGAGACCGTGCTGTTCGATCCGGGCCGCACGCCCTTCCTGCCGGCGCTCGGCACGTCGCTCATCGCGACGACCGCGACCGTGCTCATCGCCGCGGTGCTCGCGTTCCTCGCGGCCGTCGCGATCTCGCGCTTCCGCTTCAAGAGCCGCCGCATGTTCATCGTGGCGATCCTCGTCATCCAGATGCTGCCGCTCGAGGCGATGATGGTGTCGCTCTACCGCGTGCTCGACGGCTGGCAGCTGCTCAACACCATCCTCGCGCTCGTGCTCGTCTACACGGCGACGGTGCTGCCGTTCACGATCTGGACGCTGCGCGGCTTCGTCGACGGCGTGCCGATCGAGCTCGAGGAGGCGGCGATGATCGACGGCTGCTCGCGCGTCGGCGCGTTCTTCCGCGTCACCTTCCCGCTGCTCGCGCCCGGCCTCGTCGCCACCGGCGTCTTCGCGTTCATCCAGGCCTGGAACGAGTTCCTCATCGCCCTCATCGTCAACACCGACCCGCAGCTCATGACGCTGCCCGTATGGCTGCGCACGTTCCTCGCGCTCAACGGCACGACGAACTGGGCGGCGATCATGGCGGGCTCGACGCTCATGGCCATCCCGGTCGTCATCTTCTTCCTCATCGTGCAGGGACGCATGACGAGCGGCCTCGTGAGCGGGGCGGTGAAGGGATGA